From Aedes albopictus strain Foshan chromosome 1, AalbF5, whole genome shotgun sequence, one genomic window encodes:
- the LOC134285529 gene encoding uncharacterized protein LOC134285529, whose amino-acid sequence MLMHTPTKSDKMAELKTLIHLRGQAKAKVTRIRKTIEDVSAAGVVQFTLAQLKVYSRNLEAHFQEYLSFHHQITALLPAEKLDDNDATYLQFENHHTETAMMVETLIQSATPQPPPTNVSAPANSAQLPPQIVVQQQPLPVPIPSFDGKPENWPRFQQVFSDIMSRSRDSNAVKLHHLERALSGGSAAKIIDPKTLSDGNFDHAWELLLDVYEDERKAVDSHIHGLLSLKRMTKECSKQMRELLNEVTRHVEGLRLLEQDLEGVSERFVVVVLSDAFDPETRKQWETTIPHKQIPSYEDTVMFLKERCSLLERCEASHPKPSSAKESSQKSNPKLSSKSPPVKSFAMATPVANSEATCEICSASHPNYKCERFVALTVPQRRTKVRELFLCFNCLRKGHLSSKCPSNKSCQECQGRHNTLLHEPKVPKPESKPIVDNPTPNPEPAKVVVSSQVPNPVESVASVSNPVQKIPRSDGTLLLTAMVDVLDSHGNSFPCRAFLDCGSQPHLVSRSFVERLGIDQVPTHVEVIGATGKRSVLDRKATLSFRSRCKDYQARIECLVTDVVTGPLPGRKMNCRSWNIPSGLSLADPTFHIPGEVQLLIGVKLFFDLMLPGHLVLGQNLPILKETRLGWVVAGGVEDVDENQHCYTASLRPLTECMEKFWSVESVENSNVASKEEQDYEQLFSSSTVRNPDGTYTVHLPLKESMSELGSNRSLALKRFHILEHRFSKNPELKEAYVDFINEYKSLSHCKQISESDDTPGKLVHYLPHHAVLKPSSSTTRLRVVFDASARTAGPSLNDVLMIGPTVQDELFSIILRFRKHRFAITADISKMYRRIRVVENHSGLQRIFWRENPDDPLQILELTTVTYGTASAPFLATRSLLQLARDECQRFPVASKVLEEDVYIDDVVSGADTIEQAIQLRSDLTDMLNSGGFPVHKWCASDAAILDTVPEEDREKYLVFEDSDVNKVIKTLGLLWDPEEDEFRFHCKLSFQPLPIPTKRIVLSEIARLFDPLGLVAPVIVLAKIIMQQLWKDKVGWDDPLTGENLQSWLTFRESLKYVDSVKIPRFFGLVSVESVEVHGFADASLRAYGAAIYLRVVSGSDVKVSLLCSKSRIAPLSPLTIPRLELCAALLMSRLVPKCIGSLKMEIQRICLWSDSNIVLAWLKRLPNDVFVRYRVMEINSATQGFIWFYVRSEDNPADVVSRGQLPQTLASNSLWWNGPTFLKLPQYEVLIPDPLPESEMPDDTPIVPIVSATVVSPDVPFLEAFGSFRKLQRVIAYVLRFANNCRVRHADRVLSKHLTVPELRKSMMTIIGVVQRLELSDEINLISSGKHSRRLGPLDPILVDGLLRVGGRLENSHLPYEARHQVLLPNKSPVCELLIRDMHLENLHLGPSGLMSLMRQRFWLINAKSTIRKVLRRCVTCFRSRPRCLQPMMGRLPETRVVPSAPFSRTGVDFAGPVFVKVGLRKIVRVKAYICIFVCLATKAIHLELVSDLSSAAFVVALHRFVSRRGLVEELHSDHGTNFVGAKSDLHELFLMFRDDQSKGRIDDFCSGHEIVWKFIPPRSPNFGGLWEAGVKSTKTHLRKVLSNACLTFEEFCTVLTQIEAVLNSRPLFANSLDTHEPSALTPGYFLIGRALVAIPEPTLEDVPVNRLTRWKYLQSLRQHFWKRWSNEYLNTLQARSKWHNGSPNVTPGLIVIIKEDNLPPQSWKLGRIVKVYPGKDLVVRVVDVETSTGVYRRSVSRLAPLPIEDNDQVLASTDPQ is encoded by the coding sequence ATGCTGATGCACACGCCAACCAAAAGTGATAAAATGGCCGAACTGAAGACGCTCATCCACCTGCGTGGCCAGGCGAAGGCCAAAGTGACCCGAATCCGGAAAACGATTGAAGACGTCTCGGCAGCCGGCGTTGTCCAGTTTACCCTGGCCCAGCTGAAGGTATATTCTCGGAACCTGGAAGCCCATTTCCAAGAATACCTAAGCTTCCACCACCAAATCACCGCGTTGTTGCCAGCGGAAAAATTGGATGACAACGACGCCACCTACCTCCAATTCGAGAACCACCACACTGAAACCGCAATGATGGTGGAAACGCTCATCCAGTCCGCAACCCCGCAGCCGCCTCCAACGAATGTGTCCGCACCCGCGAACAGTGCCCAGCTACCACCACAGATAGTCGTCCAGCAGCAACCGCTGCCGGTTCCAATCCCTTCGTTTGACGGAAAGCCGGAGAACTGGCCGAGATTCCAGCAGGTCTTTTCGGACATTATGTCACGGTCCAGAGACTCCAACGCCGTCAAGTTACACCACCTTGAGAGGGCACTGTCCGGTGGGTCCGCCGCCAAGATAATCGATCCGAAAACGCTCAGTGATGGCAATTTCGATCACGCTTGGGAGCTGCTGCTTGACGTTTACGAAGACGAAAGGAAAGCAGTGGACTCGCACATCCATGGCCTACTGAGTCTGAAACGGATGACCAAGGAGTGCTCCAAGCAGATGAGGGAGTTGCTCAATGAAGTTACCCGCCACGTCGAGGGACTGCGGCTGCTGGAACAGGAtttggaaggagtttccgaaaggttcgtcgtcgtcgtgctgTCAGATGCTTTCGATCCCGAAACGAGGAAGCAGTGGGAGACCACCATTCCCCACAAGCAGATCCCGTCGTATGAAGACACCGTCATGTTCCTGAAGGAGCGATGCTCACTGTTGGAGCGTTGCGAAGCCAGTCATCCGAAGCCGTCGTCAGCCAAGGAATCCAGTCAGAAGTCCAACCCGAAGCTATCGTCGAAGTCCCCGCCGGTGAAGTCGTTCGCTATGGCTACACCCGTAGCTAATAGTGAGGCGACCTGTGAGATTTGTAGTGCGAGCCATCCAAACTACAAATGTGAAAGGTTTGTTGCGCTGACGGTACCCCAACGTAGAACTAAGGTAAGAGAACTTTTCCTTTGTTTCAACTGTTTGAGGAAGGGACACCTTTCCTCAAAATGCCCATCCAACAAATCATGCCAGGAGTGTCAAGGTAGGCATAACACCTTGCTACACGAGCCCAAAGTTCCAAAGCCCGAATCCAAGCCCATTGTTGATAATCCAACGCCCAACCCCGAACCCGCTAAGGTTGTTGTTAGTTCCCAAGTTCCGAATCCTGTTGAAAGTGTTGCATCTGTCTCCAATCCCGTCCAAAAGATACCTCGTTCGGATGGCACGCTATTGCTTACGGCCATGGTTGATGTCCTTGACAGCCATGGAAATTCCTTCCCTTGCCGTGCATTCCTCGATTGTGGTTCCCAACCACATTTGGTTTCCCGTTCGTTTGTTGAACGATTGGGAATCGACCAGGTACCTACCCATGTAGAAGTTATTGGAGCTACCGGTAAGCGATCGGTGCTCGACAGAAAGGCAACACTTTCGTTCCGGTCCCGTTGTAAGGATTATCAAGCCCGAATCGAATGTTTGGTCACCGATGTGGTGACTGGTCCCCTCCCCGGTCGTAAGATGAATTGTCGGTCTTGGAACATTCCCTCAGGTCTTTCGCTTGCTGATCCCACTTTCCATATTCCAGGAGAAGTGCAGTTACTGATTGGAGTTAAACTGTTCTTCGATTTGATGCTTCCCGGCCATTTGGTGCTAGGCCAAAACCTGCCTATACTCAAGGAGACTCGTCTAGGATGGGTCGTTGCTGGCGGTGTTGAGGACGTGGATGAAAATCAGCACTGCTACACGGCCAGCTTGCGGCCACTCACAGAATGCATGGAGAAGTTTTGGTCTGTTGAGTCGGTCGAGAATAGCAACGTGGCTTCCAAGGAGGAGCAAGATTATGAACAACTTTTCAGCTCGTCCACCGTCCGTAACCCAGATGGTACCTACACTGTCCATCTTccattgaaggaatccatgagtgAACTAGGCAGTAACCGGTCTCTAGCTTTGAAACGTTTCCATATCCTGGAGCACCGCTTCAGCAAGAATCCCGAATTGAAAGAGGCTTATGTCGATTTCATCAATGAGTACAAGTCGTTGTCCCATTGTAAGCAGATTTCCGAGTCTGATGATACCCCAGGGAAATTAGTTCACTATCTACCGCACCATGCCGTCCTCAAGCCAAGCAGTTCCACTACTCGCTTGAGAGTTGTTTTCGACGCCTCGGCTCGAACAGCTGGTCCGTCTCTGAATGATGTGTTAATGATTGGTCCCACTGTCCAGGATGAACTTTTTTCCATTATCCTACGATTCCGTAAGCATCGGTTCGCGATAACCGCTGATATCTCCAAAATGTACCGAAGGATTCGTGTGGTCGAAAATCATTCTGGGCTCCAGCGAATATTTTGGAGGGAAAATCCTGATGATCCGCTCCAAATCCTGGAGTTGACAACCGTTACCTACGGGACGGCTAGTGCGCCGTTTCTGGCCACTCGATCATTGCTGCAGCTTGCACGTGACGAGTGCCAACGTTTCCCAGTAGCATCCAAGGTATTAGAAGAAGATGTCTACATAGATGACGTGGTATCAGGGGCTGATACCATTGAGCAGGCCATTCAGCTTCGCTCGGATTTAACCGACATGTTAAATTCCGGAGGTTTCCCTGTGCATAAATGGTGTGCCAGCGACGCAGCCATCCTAGATACCGTTCCCGAGGAAGACCGCGAAAAGTATTTGGTGTTTGAAGATTCCGACGTGAACAAGGTTATTAAAACCCTTGGCCTGTTGTGGGATCCTGAGGAAGACGAATTCCGTTTCCATTGTAAGTTGTCGTTCCAACCGTTGCCTATTCCAACGAAACGTATCGTCCTCTCCGAAATTGCTCGTTTGTTCGATCCTTTGGGGCTTGTGGCTCCAGTTATAGTCCTCGCCAAGATAATTATGCAACAGTTGTGGAAGGACAAGGTAGGTTGGGATGACCCGTTGACAGGCGAGAATCTACAGTCTTGGCTTACGTTtagagaatccctgaaatatGTTGACTCCGTCAAAATCCCACGCTTCTTCGGCTTGGTAAGCGTCGAGAGTGTTGAAGTACATGGATTCGCTGACGCTTCCCTTCGTGCGTACGGAGCAGCCATTTACTTACGAGTTGTATCAGGTTCCGATGTAAAGGTTTCATTGCTCTGTAGTAAATCCAGAATTGCTCCATTGTCACCTTTGACGATTCCCAGATTAGAGCTATGCGCCGCCCTATTGATGTCCAGACTTGTTCCCAAATGCATTGGGTCGTTGAAAATGGAAATTCAACGCATCTGCCTGTGGTCTGACAGCAACATTGTACTCGCCTGGTTGAAAAGGTTGCCCAATGATGTTTTTGTCCGCTACCGGGTGATGGAGATCAATTCAGCCACCCAAGGTTTTATTTGGTTTTACGTTCGTTCTGAAGATAACCCAGCCGATGTCGTGTCCAGGGGGCAGTTGCCGCAAACTCTTGCCAGTAACAGTTTGTGGTGGAATGGACCGACGTTTTTGAAGCTGCCCCAGTATGAAGTTCTGATTCCAGATCCACTTCCGGAATCCGAAATGCCTGATGATACACCGATTGTGCCAATCGTCTCGGCGACGGTTGTTTCTCCTGACGTACCTTTCTTAGAAGCCTTCGGATCATTCCGAAAATTGCAGAGGGTGATTGCGTACGTCTTACGGTTTGCAAACAACTGTAGAGTGAGGCACGCCGATCGTGTGTTATCCAAACATTTGACAGTTCCTGAATTGCGTAAATCCATGATGACTATTATCGGAGTCGTTCAACGTCTTGAATTGTCGGATGAAATCAACCTGATTTCGTCAGGGAAACATAGTCGTCGTTTAGGTCCACTTGATCCCATATTGGTGGACGGTTTGTTAAGAGTAGGTGGTCGTTTGGAGAATTCTCACCTACCGTATGAAGCTCGCCACCAGGTTCTTCTTCCGAATAAGAGCCCAGTTTGCGAGCTTCTGATTCGGGACATGCATCTCGAAAACCTTCATCTTGGTCCTTCAGGGTTGATGTCTCTTATGCGTCAACGATTCTGGTTGATTAACGCTAAATCAACCATTCGGAAGGTTTTGCGGAGATGCGTGACTTGTTTCCGATCTCGTCCTCGCTGCCTACAGCCTATGATGGGTCGCCTTCCGGAGACTCGTGTCGTTCCCTCCGCTCCGTTTTCTCGAACCGGCGTTGACTTTGCCGGACCGGTATTCGTGAAGGTTGGTCTCCGGAAGATCGTTCGTGTAAAGGCCTACATCTGTATTTTTGTGTGTCTCGCTACCAAGGCCATTCATTTGGAGCTGGTTTCCGACCTGTCTTCCGCAGCGTTCGTGGTTGCTCTCCACCGTTTTGTTAGCCGCAGAGGCTTAGTTGAAGAGTTACATTCCGATCACGGCACAAATTTCGTAGGTGCAAAATCGGACCTCCATGAACTGTTCCTGATGTTCAGAGACGATCAATCCAAGGGAAGGATTGATGATTTCTGTTCTGGCCATGAAATTGTCTGGAAATTCATCCCGCCTCGCTCACCAAATTTTGGAGGGTTGTGGGAGGCCGGGGTGAAGAGTACAAAAACCCATTTACGAAAGGTCTTATCTAACGCCTGTCTCACTTTCGAAGAATTCTGTACTGTACTGACGCAGATTGAAGCAGTACTTAATTCGCGTCCACTCTTCGCCAACTCGTTGGATACCCATGAACCGTCTGCTTTAACCCCTGGCTATTTTCTAATTGGTCGAGCATTGGTCGCCATTCCTGAGCCGACGCTTGAAGATGTACCTGTCAACCGCTTGACCCGTTGGAAATACTTGCAGTCTCTTCGACAACACTTTTGGAAACGCTGGTCGAATGAGTATCTCAACACGCTCCAAGCTCGCTCTAAGTGGCATAACGGTTCTCCAAACGTTACTCCTGGGCTCATTGTGATTATTAAAGAAGACAACCTTCCACCGCAGTCATGGAAATTGGGCAGAATTGTGAAGGTTTACCCTGGCAAAGATTTAGTAGTAAGGGTAGTTGACGTTGAAACATCTACTGGGGTATACCGTCGTTCAGTATCCAGACTCGCACCACTTCCAATCGAAGACAACGATCAAGTTCTCGCATCTACAGATCCACAGTGA